From a single Pseudoliparis swirei isolate HS2019 ecotype Mariana Trench chromosome 12, NWPU_hadal_v1, whole genome shotgun sequence genomic region:
- the LOC130202225 gene encoding hydroperoxide isomerase ALOXE3-like — protein sequence MVGYKLEVTTGDLTFSGTWDHIYVTLFGTEGQSERTELDNFGFDFSTGTTGTYTLSTDLSLGKLLLFKLEKDPFSYLPEDEWYLSKIVVTTPEGEAILFPCHRWISRGELVELRGGRALKGFEEDHPLLIEHREKELMLKKSVYQWKIWAEGLSHINHFNNMWELPAEMRFSLSKSSELVYEKFKAVIELKIKGMRGSTEKWESIEDMKNIFWWKKTPMSEYVAEHWKEDDFYGSQFLNGANPNVIKRCSELPPNFAVTEEMVKPFLEEGSSLQEELKKGNIFLSDQKKMDGIPPRVYNGEPLHVTAGLCLFYLNPENKLRPIAIQLLQQPSAQNPIFLPSDSETDWLLAKMFIKNADAMDHQAVQHLMKIHFLAEVYTVAALRSFSVIHPLYKLLIPHFHSTLNINIEGRSNLFGPDGAMSISSLGVDGLTELMRRALSETTYSSLCLPEDITARGLESIPNFYYRDDGLKLWSIINSFVKAVVEYYYPSDSEVCKDTELQEWISEIFTHGILGNKASGFPESFHTAEELTKFITMVIYTMTGEHAAVNNGQFDNFSWVPNGSLLLCKPPPTTKGQSSMETLLETLPNVGDTVNLGSVEWILSETYSAKVPIGTCPKERFNEPAPKQMIKEFQAELSSLSEAITSRNLQLEIPYSYLDPAQIGNSVAI from the exons ACAGGAACCTACACCCTGAGCACCGATCTGTCTCTGGGGAAACTTCTGCTGTTCAAGTTGGAGAAAGATCCTTTTTCTTATCTCCCAGAAGATGAGTGGTACCTCTCCAAAATAGTGGTGACGACCCCAGAAGGAGAAGCCATTCTTTTCCCCTGTCACAGATGGATCTCTAGAGGAGAACTGGTGGAGCTCAGAGGAGGCAGAG CCTTGAAGGGATTTGAGGAGGACCATCCCCTGTTGATTGAACACCGTGAAAAAGAGCTGATGCTTAAAAAGAGTGTTTACCA ATGGAAGATTTGGGCTGAAGGTCTATCCCACATCAACCATTTCAATAATATGTGGGAGCTCCCAGCTGAAATGCGATTCTCTCTGTCCAAATCATCTGAACTGGTTTATGAGAAATTTAAAGC TGTTATTGAACTGAAGATCAAGGGAATGCGTGGATCTACTGAGAAATGGGAAAGCATTGAAGACATGAAAAATATCTTCTGGTGGAAGAAGACACCAATGTCAG AGTACGTTGCAGAGCACTGGAAGGAAGATGACTTTTATGGATCCCAGTTCCTGAACGGAGCCAATCCCAATGTGATCAAGCGCTGCTCAGAGCTTCCCCCAAACTTTGCAGTCACAGAGGAGATGGTGAAGCCGTTCCTGGAAGAGGGAAGCTCTCTGCAGGAGGAACTGAAG AAAGGCAATATATTCCTCTCTGACCAGAAGAAGATGGATGGAATACCCCCGAGAGTCTATAATGGAGAACCTCTGCACGTGACTGCTGGTCTCTGTTTGTTCTACTTGAACCCAGAAAACAAACTGAGGCCCATTGCAATACAG TTGCTTCAACAACCTTCTGCTCAGAACCCCATCTTTCTGCCCAGCGACTCGGAGACTGACTGGCTGCTGGCCAAGATGTTTATTAAAAATGCTGATGCCATGGATCATCAAGCAGTCCAACACCTCATGAAAATTCACTTTCTGGCAGAGGTCTATACTGTTGCTGCTCTCCGCAGCTTCTCTGTGATTCATCCCCTCTATAAG CTGCTGATTCCACACTTCCATTCTACTCTGAATATAAACATTGAAGGGCGCTCAAATCTGTTTGGACCTGATGGGGCTATGAGTATA AGTTCACTTGGAGTTGACGGACTGACGGAGCTCATGAGAAGGGCTCTCTCTGAAACGACCTAcagctctctctgtctgccagaGGACATCACTGCACGAGGACTGGAATCCATCCCCAACTTCTACTACAGAGACGATGGCCTGAAGCTGTGGAGCATCATCAACAG CTTTGTGAAGGCCGTAGTGGAGTACTACTATCCCTCAGACAGTGAAGTGTGTAAAGACACTGAGCTGCAGGAATGGATCAGTGAGATATTCACACATGGCATCTTGGGAAACAAAGCCTCAG GGTTTCCAGAGAGCTTTCATACTGCCGAGGAGCTGACCAaattcatcaccatggtgatctACACAATGACCGGTGAACATGCTGCAGTAAACAATGGCCAG TTTGACAACTTCTCCTGGGTGCCAAATGGCTCACTCCTGCTGTGCAAGCCACCTCCAACCACTAAGGGCCAGTCGAGCATGGAGACACTTTTGGAGACTCTCCCAAATGTTGGTGACACAGTCAACTTGGGATCAGTCGAATGGATACTTTCAGAGACGTACTCTGCCAAG GTTCCCATAGGTACATGCCCCAAAGAGCGATTCAATGAGCCTGCTCCAAAGCAGATGATTAAGGAATTTCAAGCAGAGTTGTCCTCCCTCAGTGAAGCAATTACATCAAGAAACTTGCAGCTTGAAATACCTTACAGCTACCTGGACCCTGCTCAGATCGGGAACAGTGTTGCTATTTAA